One Clupea harengus chromosome 3, Ch_v2.0.2, whole genome shotgun sequence DNA window includes the following coding sequences:
- the LOC105892378 gene encoding zinc-binding protein A33-like: MQEPEVLTGALIDSAQYLGSLKYDVWRKMADMVHHCPLYLDPNTAQANLTLSDELTSVHYGKKCPVPSNHERCSSRMAVLAVAGFTSGKHSWEVDVGDGTSWYIGVARESIDRKDTVFLNPAEGFWVIGLCNSNTYWAQTSPRTRLNVRTKPQRITVELDCDKGKVTFLNTADGSVMHTFKEKFTEMIFPFFSPGMNEGNSGPIPLKISPLKTSVLLY, encoded by the exons ATGCAGGAGCCTGAGGTCCTCACTGGAGCTCTGATAGACTCAGCACAGTACCTGGGCTCATTGAAGTACGACGTCTGGAGGAAGATGGCCGACATGGTTCATCACT GTCCTTTGTATCTGGATCCCAACACAGCACAGGCCAACCTCACCCTCTCTGACGAGCTCACCAGCGTGCATTATGGGAAAAAGTGTCCAGTACCTAGCAACCATGAGCGCTGCAGCAGCCGCATGGCGGTGCTCGCTGTAGCTGGCTTCACGTCGGGGAAACACTCCTGGGAGGTGGACGTGGGAGATGGCACCAGCTGGTACATCGGAGTGGCCCGGGAGTCTATCGACAGGAAGGACACAGTGTTTCTGAACCCCGCTGAGGGATTCTGGGTCATCGGCTTGTGCAACAGTAACACCTACTGGGCACAGACGTCCCCCCGCACTCGTCTGAACGTGCGGACGAAGCCTCAGAGGATCACCGTGGAGCTGGACTGCGACAAGGGCAAAGTGACGTTCCTGAACACCGCAGACGGTTCTGTTATGCACACGTTCAAAGAAAAGTTCACGGAAATGATTTTTCCATTCTTTTCACCGGGGATGAATGAGGGCAATAGCGGTCCGATACCCCTTAAAATCTCCCCCCTCAAGACTTCAGTCCTGCTCTACTGA